Proteins from a single region of Sesamum indicum cultivar Zhongzhi No. 13 linkage group LG5, S_indicum_v1.0, whole genome shotgun sequence:
- the LOC105162861 gene encoding ADP-ribosylation factor 1 yields MGIVFTRLFSSLFGNKEARILVLGLDNAGKTTILYRLQMGEVVSTIPTIGFNVETMQYNNIKFQVWDLGGQTSIRPYWRCYFPNTQAIIYVVDSSDTDRLVVAKEEFHAILEEEELKGAVVLLFANKQDLPGALDDAAITEALELHRIKNRQWAIFKTSAIKGEGLFEGLDWLSNTLKSGGA; encoded by the exons ATGGGAATAGTGTTTACGCGGCTGTTCTCCTCGCTGTTTGGGAACAAGGAAGCTCGAATCCTAGTTCTGGGCCTTGACAATGCCGGAAAAACCACCATTCTTT aTCGACTTCAGATGGGTGAAGTAGTATCCACTATTCCGA CGATTGGGTTCAATGTGGAAACAATGCAGTACAACAACATAAAGTTTCAAGTTTGGGATCTAG GTGGACAGACTAGCATCAG GCCATACTGGAGGTGCTACTTTCCTAATACTCAAGCCATAATATATGTTGTTGATTCAAGTGACACGGATAGGCTGGTGGTTGCCAAAGAAGAATTTCATGCAATATTGGAG GAGGAAGAGCTCAAAGGTGCTGTTGTCCTCTTATTTGCAAACAAACAG GATCTTCCTGGGGCACTTGATGATGCAGCAATAACCGAGGCCTTAGAGTTGCACAGGATTAAGAACCGTCAATGGGCCATTTTTAAAACTTCTGCTATAAAAGGAGAAGGCCTCTTTGAGGGCTTGGATTG GTTGAGTAACACACTTAAATCTGGAGGTGCCTAA
- the LOC105162860 gene encoding xylose isomerase, whose translation MKSSNFVLLVLFLNVVSNIVAAAPPTCPADIGSDCATSSGEWEGEFFPGIPEIKYEGPSSKNPLAFKWYNAEEEILGKKMKDWMRFSVAFWHTFRGTGGDPFGAPTKAWPWEDGTNSLAMAKRRMRANFEFIKKLGVDKWCFHDRDIAPDGKTIEETNANLDEVVALANELQGKRIRPLWGTAQLFHHPRYMHGAATSSELGVYVYSAAQVKKAMEVTQYLGGENYVFWGGREGYQSLLNTDMERELNHMARFFEAAVAYKKKIGFNGTLLIEPKPQEPTKHQYDWDAATAANFLRKYGLIDEFKLNIECNHATLSGHSCHHELETARINGLLGNIDANTGDPQIGWDTDQFMMDVGEATLVMLSVIKNGGLAPGGFNFDAKLRRESTDVEDLFIAHIAGMDTLARGLRNAAKLIEDGSLSELVRKRYQSFDSELGAEIEAGKADFEVLEKKAIAWGEPKVASAKQELAEMIFQSAL comes from the exons ATGAAGAGTTCCAATTTCGTGTTATTGGTTCTTTTCCTAAATGTGGTCTCTAATATAGTG GCTGCAGCTCCGCCAACTTGTCCTGCCGATATTGGAAGTGATTGTGCAACTAGTTCTGGTGAATGGGAAGGGGAGTTCTTCCCAGGTATTCCAGAGATTAAGTATGAG GGTCCTTCTAGTAAGAATCCTCTCGCTTTTAAATGGTACAACGCTGAGGAGGAGATTCTTGGGAAAAAGATGAAG GATTGGATGAGGTTCAGTGTCGCATTTTGGCACACATTTCGAGGGACAGGGGGGGACCCATTTGGTGCACCTACAAAGGCTTGGCCTTGGGAAGATGGAACCAATTCCTTGGCAATGGCCAAGAGAAGAA TGAGGGCCAACTTTGAGTTTATAAAAAAGCTTGGAGTTGATAAATGGTGCTTCCATGACAGGGACATTGCTCCAGATGGCAAAACAATTGAG GAAACTAATGCTAACTTGGATGAAGTGGTGGCTCTAGCCAACGAGCTTCAG GGGAAAAGGATCCGTCCTTTGTGGGGTACAGCTCAGTTGTTCCACCACCCTAGATACATGCATGGAGCTGCGACTAG CTCTGAACTGGGAGTATATGTATATTCTGCCGCACAGGTCAAGAAAGCCATGGAG GTTACACAATATCTAGGAGGagaaaattatgttttctgGGGTGGTCGTGAGGGTTATCAGTCCCTTTTGAACACTGATATGGAAAGGGAGCTCAATCACATG GCAAGGTTTTTTGAAGCTGCTGTTGCctataagaagaaaattggattcaatg GTACACTGCTGATCGAACCTAAGCCTCAGGAGCCTACAAAGCACCA GTATGACTGGGACGCTGCAACGGCTGCCAACTTCCTTCGTAAATATGGATTGATAG ATGAATTCAAACTAAATATCGAGTGCAACCACGCAACTCTCTCTGGCCACAG CTGTCATCATGAGCTTGAGACTGCAAGAATCAACGGTTTACTCGGTAACATAGATGCAAACACCGGTGACCCTCAAATTG GTTGGGATACAGACCAGTTTATGATGGATGTAGGAGAAGCAACATTAGTCATGCTCTCCGTTATTAAAAAC GGAGGGTTGGCCCCGGGAGGATTCAATTTTGATGCAAAACT GCGAAGAGAGAGCACGGATGTTGAGGATCTGTTCATAGCTCATATTGCTGGCATGGATACTCTAGCACGCGGGCTCCGAAATGCTGCTAAATTGATTGAG GACGGGTCGTTGAGCGAGCTCGTTCGGAAGAGGTATCAGAGTTTTGACTCGGAACTGGGGGCCGAAATAGAG GCTGGAAAGGCCGATTTTGAGGTGCTCGAGAAGAAGGCTATAGCATGGGGAGAACCTAAAGTTGCTTCTGCCAAGCAG GAGTTGGCGGAGATGATTTTCCAATCTGCGCTATAG